One Paenibacillus riograndensis SBR5 DNA segment encodes these proteins:
- the nikC gene encoding nickel transporter permease: MGQVSMNVTPQSVPADKVSGPWRDAWKAFRRNKTAMLGLCIIVFFVLVALLAPLIAPYGFKEQELVNRLKAPSAAHWFGTDDLGRDMFTRIIYGARISLWVGFFAVIGSIIAGTFLGILAGFYGKWIDMLISRLFDILLAFPSILLAIAIVAILGPSLQNALYAIAIVNIPTYGRLVRAKVLSLKSEEYITAARAIGMTNTRILLTHILPNSLTPIIVQGTLGIATAIIEAAALGFLGLGAQPPDPEWGKMLSDSRQFIQKAPWTVVFPGLSIMLTVLGFNLMGDGLRDVLDPRMKN; the protein is encoded by the coding sequence ATGGGACAGGTATCAATGAATGTAACGCCCCAGAGTGTACCTGCCGACAAGGTCTCCGGACCTTGGCGCGATGCGTGGAAGGCCTTCCGCAGGAACAAGACGGCTATGCTCGGGTTATGCATTATCGTGTTTTTTGTGCTGGTCGCTCTGCTGGCGCCGCTTATTGCCCCCTATGGATTCAAGGAGCAGGAGCTGGTCAACCGGCTGAAAGCGCCGTCAGCCGCTCATTGGTTCGGCACGGATGATCTGGGAAGAGATATGTTCACCCGTATCATTTATGGAGCGCGCATCTCGCTCTGGGTCGGTTTCTTTGCCGTCATCGGATCTATTATTGCAGGTACATTTCTCGGCATCCTGGCGGGGTTCTACGGCAAATGGATTGATATGCTGATTTCGCGCCTGTTCGATATTCTGCTTGCTTTTCCGAGTATTCTGCTGGCGATTGCTATCGTGGCAATTCTGGGGCCCTCCCTGCAGAATGCGCTGTACGCCATTGCTATCGTAAACATCCCAACGTACGGCCGGCTTGTGCGGGCGAAGGTGCTCTCCCTGAAGTCGGAGGAGTACATTACGGCGGCAAGAGCCATCGGGATGACCAACACCCGTATTCTGCTTACCCATATCCTGCCGAACAGCCTGACGCCGATTATTGTACAGGGCACACTCGGCATCGCCACGGCCATAATTGAAGCAGCCGCACTTGGCTTCCTTGGCCTCGGCGCCCAGCCGCCGGACCCGGAATGGGGCAAGATGCTCTCCGATTCACGGCAGTTTATTCAGAAGGCTCCTTGGACAGTGGTGTTCCCGGGGCTGTCCATTATGCTGACTGTCCTGGGCTTTAACCTCATGGGAGACGGCCTGCGGGATGTGCTTGATCCACGGATGAAGAATTAA
- the modA gene encoding molybdate ABC transporter substrate-binding protein: MFKKLAVVIMAALLAVGLSAMPEKQVQAASKTEIMVSAAASLQDSLDKIAVLYEKQHPDIDLVFNYGASGTLQKQIEQGAPADLFFSAGDKQMTALVDGGLVSDHKELLKNQLVLVVPSDSKASITAITQLTDKGFKKVAVGQPESVPAGQYAQQSLTAKKVWDKLQSKLVFAKDVRQVLSYVETGNADAGFVYKTDALTSSKVKIALTVGAHVHKAINYPVGIVKDSKHTAEAKAFYSYVQTKAASDIFTSYGFKLAE, encoded by the coding sequence ATGTTCAAGAAATTAGCAGTGGTTATCATGGCTGCGCTGTTGGCAGTGGGTCTGTCAGCAATGCCTGAGAAGCAGGTGCAGGCGGCCAGCAAGACGGAGATTATGGTGTCTGCCGCGGCGAGCCTGCAGGACAGTCTTGATAAGATTGCCGTCCTCTATGAGAAGCAGCATCCTGATATTGATCTTGTCTTCAACTACGGCGCTTCTGGTACTCTGCAAAAACAGATTGAGCAAGGCGCACCTGCTGACCTGTTCTTCTCGGCAGGTGACAAGCAAATGACTGCTCTGGTCGATGGAGGACTTGTTTCTGACCATAAAGAGCTATTGAAGAATCAGCTGGTGCTGGTTGTTCCTTCGGACTCCAAAGCTTCCATTACAGCCATTACACAGCTTACGGATAAAGGCTTCAAGAAAGTGGCTGTCGGACAGCCCGAATCGGTTCCGGCCGGCCAATATGCGCAGCAGTCATTGACAGCGAAGAAGGTATGGGATAAGCTGCAAAGCAAGCTGGTATTTGCCAAGGACGTGCGCCAGGTGCTTTCTTATGTAGAAACAGGGAATGCCGATGCCGGATTCGTCTACAAAACAGATGCCCTTACTTCCAGCAAGGTGAAGATTGCCCTTACTGTGGGTGCCCATGTACACAAAGCGATCAATTATCCGGTCGGGATCGTGAAGGATTCCAAGCATACGGCGGAGGCCAAAGCTTTTTACAGCTACGTGCAAACGAAGGCAGCAAGCGATATCTTTACAAGCTATGGATTTAAGCTTGCTGAATAA
- the modB gene encoding molybdate ABC transporter permease subunit: protein MEINWTDFFAPVWLSVKISVITSIIVFLLATLAAKAMAGRRFPGYSLVETVLLLPLVLPPTVVGFVLLVILGRRSWIGKLYEQFTEHTILFTWGAAVIAAVVVAFPLVYRTVKAGFEGVEKDLEDAARAQGASELQVLAYVTLPLAGRSLAAGYVLGFARGLGEFGATIMVAGNIPGRTQTVPTAIYVAVDGGNMTLAWLWVCSIIAISALMLMFVNRRS from the coding sequence ATGGAGATCAATTGGACCGATTTTTTCGCCCCGGTCTGGCTTTCGGTCAAGATCTCAGTCATAACCAGCATCATTGTTTTCCTGCTGGCGACCCTGGCAGCCAAGGCGATGGCGGGCCGGAGGTTTCCGGGCTACAGCCTGGTTGAAACGGTGCTGCTGCTCCCGCTGGTACTGCCGCCAACCGTGGTCGGATTTGTGCTGCTGGTGATTCTGGGCCGGCGGAGCTGGATCGGGAAGCTGTACGAGCAATTTACGGAGCATACGATCCTGTTCACCTGGGGGGCGGCAGTTATTGCTGCAGTTGTGGTTGCTTTCCCTCTCGTATACCGCACAGTGAAGGCGGGCTTTGAAGGTGTGGAGAAGGATCTGGAGGATGCAGCACGCGCACAGGGAGCCAGCGAGCTTCAGGTGCTTGCGTATGTAACGCTCCCGTTGGCGGGCCGTTCGCTGGCGGCCGGTTACGTGCTCGGATTCGCCCGCGGGCTGGGTGAATTCGGAGCCACCATTATGGTGGCCGGTAATATTCCCGGCCGGACGCAGACCGTCCCCACCGCTATTTACGTGGCCGTCGATGGCGGCAACATGACGCTGGCCTGGCTGTGGGTGTGTTCAATTATTGCCATCTCCGCACTCATGCTGATGTTCGTCAACCGCCGTTCCTGA